One Microlunatus soli genomic window carries:
- a CDS encoding sulfotransferase family protein yields the protein MLRIVGAGLPRTGTASLRRALERLLGGPCLHMSAIPGHPFDLGADWDRALAGRAVDWESTLTGYLATVDWPASAFWRDILAAHPKAKVLLSRRDSAQTWLQSMETTILPVARLASQPGWNGGRGLNTLLERFAGTEAWDDSAILTARYEQHLADVREDVPAERLVEWQPGDGWTPLCAALDLEIPDIEFPWLNRREDW from the coding sequence ATGCTGCGCATCGTCGGAGCCGGACTGCCCCGTACGGGCACGGCGTCCTTGCGTCGGGCCCTGGAGCGGTTGTTGGGCGGACCTTGTCTGCACATGTCGGCGATTCCCGGGCACCCCTTCGATCTCGGCGCCGATTGGGACCGCGCACTGGCCGGTCGAGCGGTCGACTGGGAGTCGACCCTGACCGGATATCTGGCGACCGTCGACTGGCCGGCCTCGGCATTCTGGCGAGACATCCTGGCGGCCCACCCGAAGGCGAAGGTCCTGCTCTCCCGCCGCGACAGTGCGCAGACCTGGCTGCAGAGCATGGAGACGACGATCCTGCCCGTCGCTCGGCTGGCATCCCAGCCCGGCTGGAACGGCGGACGAGGCTTGAACACGTTGCTCGAACGCTTCGCCGGCACAGAGGCCTGGGACGACTCGGCCATATTGACCGCCCGGTACGAACAGCATCTCGCCGATGTCAGAGAGGACGTGCCCGCCGAGCGTCTCGTCGAGTGGCAGCCCGGTGATGGATGGACTCCGCTCTGCGCCGCTCTTGATCTTGAAATCCCCGACATCGAGTTTCCATGGCTGAACCGACGTGAGGACTGGTAG
- a CDS encoding VOC family protein, translating into MAADQIRGWEFQDGAKDWRVLSTAGVGAWFGAASHRDGVALLRRIIELRADDQVAGSLQPNVDIRGVGVQVRIPIPSSGRWTTADLALAQGISAAARALALTADPSVLQDMEWGIDTEDRARLAPFWQTLLGYEDTEHDDLLDPLRRDPRVWFYPATPRPLRDRVHLDVSVPAEVAEQRVAAARNLGGKGDWAPTDGRLLLTDAEGNEVDYVPARGLDEGPETADWWLPFGGMVFYPTTDFEQSVDLADGVARVADDVGLSLMIDLRSAGVMIDTGKDRWEDDRFPVAARRVQHLARSLGLTADPTRLRFVQVCIDAVDVSSVREFWRAVLGYRSDPREYVTDIYDPRRLNRPMIFQAMDPSDTARREQRNRIHLDLYVPDDQVAARRQAALAAGGHYTRGDGGTIADPEGNEVDIGKAIADPPPTP; encoded by the coding sequence ATGGCGGCAGATCAGATTCGCGGTTGGGAGTTCCAGGACGGGGCGAAGGACTGGCGGGTGCTCAGCACCGCCGGCGTCGGTGCCTGGTTCGGGGCGGCGTCACATCGCGATGGTGTGGCATTGCTGCGTCGGATCATCGAGCTGCGGGCCGACGATCAGGTGGCCGGCAGCTTGCAACCGAATGTCGACATTCGTGGGGTCGGTGTCCAGGTCCGGATCCCGATCCCCTCGTCTGGACGGTGGACCACCGCCGATCTCGCACTGGCGCAGGGCATTTCCGCCGCTGCCCGTGCCCTGGCGCTGACCGCGGATCCGTCGGTGCTGCAGGACATGGAGTGGGGCATCGACACCGAGGACAGAGCGAGATTGGCGCCGTTCTGGCAGACCCTGCTCGGCTACGAGGACACCGAGCACGACGACCTGCTCGACCCGCTGCGACGAGATCCTCGGGTCTGGTTCTACCCGGCGACACCGCGTCCGCTGCGGGACCGGGTCCACCTTGACGTCTCCGTCCCCGCCGAGGTCGCCGAACAACGGGTCGCCGCCGCGCGGAATCTCGGCGGGAAGGGTGACTGGGCACCGACCGACGGCAGATTGCTGCTGACCGATGCCGAAGGCAACGAGGTCGACTACGTCCCGGCCCGTGGCCTGGACGAAGGGCCTGAGACAGCGGACTGGTGGCTGCCGTTCGGTGGCATGGTCTTCTACCCCACCACAGATTTCGAGCAGTCCGTCGACCTCGCCGACGGTGTGGCTCGGGTTGCCGACGATGTCGGACTGTCGCTGATGATCGACCTTCGATCTGCCGGGGTGATGATCGACACCGGGAAGGACCGATGGGAGGACGACCGGTTCCCGGTGGCCGCCCGTCGCGTTCAGCATCTCGCCCGGAGCCTGGGCCTGACCGCTGATCCGACCAGGCTGCGCTTCGTCCAGGTCTGCATCGACGCCGTGGACGTGTCGTCGGTCAGGGAGTTCTGGCGGGCGGTGCTCGGCTATCGATCCGATCCGCGGGAGTACGTCACCGACATCTACGATCCCCGACGGCTCAATCGACCGATGATCTTCCAGGCGATGGACCCGTCCGACACGGCCCGACGGGAGCAACGCAACCGGATCCACCTCGATCTCTACGTACCCGACGACCAGGTGGCCGCACGCAGACAGGCAGCACTTGCCGCCGGCGGTCACTACACCCGCGGCGACGGCGGCACGATCGCCGACCCGGAGGGCAACGAGGTGGACATCGGCAAGGCCATCGCCGATCCTCCGCCGACCCCTTGA
- a CDS encoding MFS transporter, which translates to MPGQESLLQRAYAPFVIGAVTLVTLGALADRATSTVLPNAARQLDGVAWFGLALAAPGVSFLLGAALAGVWADRSGARQPLITGVVCFILGNVIVATSPSMITVVLGRIFAGFAEAMFDIALTVMVVAALPEALRPKIYALYSTAWLLPSILGPQLAGWTAELVGWRPVFFGCALLALPVGVLLIRLSRSGNTGAAGEAQGTPLRYAVLGTGLMAAMSVLTPFGKGREPWSTITMIIALLLAVATVGLMSRLGPPGLLRFRPGLPAVFALLAVLNLSFGTVGSFLPFYVQQTRGVSPAIAGLVLTITGVCWAIGSWLQSSNQVQSRTSVRRRLRLGFSLIMIGSLLLGTLPMVDLVPLAVPYGGWALAGVGIGIVSPTLNVTRLALTPESEQGRGAAAASLLTATSGSSAVIIVGMLLGRIAIERVGSGGQLILVVVAALCAVAVIMSRRVGAPQASEQVSVRA; encoded by the coding sequence ATGCCCGGCCAAGAATCCTTGCTGCAGCGTGCCTATGCGCCCTTCGTGATCGGCGCGGTGACCTTGGTGACCCTCGGCGCTCTGGCCGATCGTGCCACCTCGACCGTGTTGCCCAACGCAGCACGGCAACTCGATGGTGTTGCCTGGTTCGGTCTCGCTCTTGCCGCGCCGGGGGTGAGCTTCTTGCTCGGGGCCGCGCTGGCCGGGGTCTGGGCCGACCGGTCGGGCGCACGTCAGCCACTGATCACCGGTGTCGTCTGCTTCATCCTCGGCAACGTGATCGTCGCCACCAGCCCGAGCATGATCACGGTGGTCCTGGGTCGGATCTTCGCCGGGTTCGCCGAAGCGATGTTCGACATCGCGCTGACGGTGATGGTCGTCGCCGCCCTTCCGGAGGCATTGCGCCCGAAGATCTACGCTCTCTACTCCACTGCCTGGTTGCTGCCCTCCATTCTCGGGCCACAACTTGCCGGCTGGACCGCCGAGCTGGTCGGTTGGCGACCGGTGTTCTTCGGCTGCGCGCTGCTGGCGCTACCGGTCGGCGTCCTCCTGATCCGACTGTCTCGTTCCGGCAATACCGGCGCGGCCGGCGAAGCCCAGGGCACGCCACTGCGCTACGCCGTGCTCGGGACCGGATTGATGGCAGCGATGTCGGTCCTGACACCGTTCGGGAAGGGCCGTGAACCATGGTCGACCATCACCATGATCATCGCCCTGCTCCTCGCGGTGGCCACTGTCGGGCTGATGAGCCGCCTCGGGCCGCCAGGGCTCCTCCGGTTCCGCCCGGGACTACCGGCGGTCTTCGCCCTGCTGGCCGTGTTGAATCTGTCCTTCGGCACCGTCGGAAGCTTTCTCCCGTTCTACGTGCAACAGACCCGCGGGGTCTCACCGGCGATCGCCGGACTCGTGCTGACCATCACCGGGGTCTGCTGGGCGATCGGCAGTTGGTTGCAGAGCAGCAACCAGGTCCAGTCCCGGACGTCTGTCCGACGACGTCTCCGTCTCGGTTTCTCGTTGATCATGATCGGCAGCCTGCTGCTCGGGACACTCCCGATGGTCGACCTGGTGCCGCTGGCCGTTCCGTACGGTGGTTGGGCCCTGGCCGGCGTCGGCATCGGCATCGTCTCGCCGACGCTGAACGTGACGCGACTGGCGCTGACGCCCGAGTCCGAGCAAGGACGCGGTGCCGCTGCCGCAAGTCTGCTGACCGCAACCAGCGGGTCCAGCGCGGTGATCATTGTCGGCATGCTGTTGGGCCGGATCGCGATCGAGCGGGTCGGTTCCGGCGGTCAGTTGATCTTGGTCGTGGTGGCCGCGCTCTGTGCCGTTGCGGTGATCATGTCACGGCGGGTCGGCGCGCCCCAGGCGTCGGAGCAGGTCTCGGTCCGGGCCTGA
- a CDS encoding mycothiol transferase → MDYNDIPIEDCPSGSEGELLLFALDRVHRQFAWKSGGLDADRLRQVHPPSKLTIAGLIKHLAGVEAHWTAWAQEQSVPAPWDAVDRAAQPRWDWESAVTDHPEQLYALWYDTIARSRQAWEVMIKDGGLDKTVPWGGDDYIVNRRCALVDILEENLLHTGQASIVRESIDGLTGNDPP, encoded by the coding sequence ATGGACTACAACGACATACCGATCGAGGACTGTCCGAGCGGCAGCGAGGGAGAGCTGTTGCTGTTCGCCCTCGATCGGGTCCATCGCCAGTTCGCCTGGAAGTCCGGCGGACTGGATGCCGATCGCCTGAGGCAAGTCCATCCACCGTCGAAGCTGACGATCGCCGGGCTGATCAAGCATCTCGCCGGCGTCGAGGCGCATTGGACCGCCTGGGCCCAGGAACAGTCCGTTCCGGCCCCGTGGGACGCGGTCGATCGCGCCGCACAGCCGCGGTGGGACTGGGAGTCTGCGGTCACCGACCACCCGGAGCAGTTGTACGCGCTCTGGTACGACACCATCGCTCGTTCCCGCCAGGCCTGGGAAGTCATGATCAAGGACGGCGGGCTCGACAAGACCGTGCCGTGGGGCGGTGACGACTACATCGTCAACCGTCGCTGTGCCCTGGTCGACATCCTGGAGGAGAATCTGTTGCACACCGGCCAGGCATCGATCGTCCGTGAATCGATCGACGGGCTGACCGGCAACGACCCGCCCTGA